The following coding sequences are from one Helicoverpa zea isolate HzStark_Cry1AcR chromosome 4, ilHelZeax1.1, whole genome shotgun sequence window:
- the LOC124629991 gene encoding uncharacterized protein LOC124629991, which produces MYRVVILSFVFVVALAEVDKKQCSRVFHPHAMHCCKKGPPPDGKPDDLSECFQLSRDPASCERDACLAKKRGFATDDGKLDKTKLMDAMAKDFVDDASLIEDVKKNCINGNYESYAPPEFCDFLKMRHCLSMQMLNHCPDWEDSSDCKEIKGLVADCVKLVS; this is translated from the exons ATGTATCGTGTTGTTATATTGAGCTTTGTATTTGTAGTCGCTTTG GCTGAAGTTGACAAGAAACAATGCTCACGTGTGTTCCACCCT CATGCAATGCACTGCTGCAAGAAAGGTCCCCCTCCAGATGGGAAGCCCGATGATTTATCCGAATGTTTTCAGTTATCAAGGGATCCTGCTTCG TGTGAGCGCGACGCCTGTTTAGCTAAAAAGCGAGGTTTTGCCACTGACGATGGCAAACTAGATAAGACCAAATTAATGGATGCTATGGCTAAAGATTTTGTGGACGACGCCAGTCTAATAGAAGATGTGAAGAAGAACTGTATCAACGGAAATTACGAGAGCTATGCCCCACCAGAGTTCTGCGACTTTTTGAAAATGAGACATTGCCTTTCTATGCAGATGCTGAAT CATTGTCCTGACTGGGAGGATAGTTCCGACTGCAAGGAAATCAAAGGATTAGTGGCAGATTGTGTGAAATTAGTTTCGTAA